The proteins below come from a single Corynebacterium glyciniphilum AJ 3170 genomic window:
- a CDS encoding lanthionine synthetase LanC family protein, with protein MTAHCEVGVSSRRIPGLADRLYADLTAPARIRTVSRQPFKRDSGVLGDAFTAFSMFHSTAEERWLRLAEDHIDRLESAVYDQRVDRVGLSNGLTGLLLLLDTGDDRMTQRRRLVEVLERRVEALADNIIMKVRGDSGMDRRDYSYATGLAGVAHRFLVAGRNERLAQRIADLFADLSGRPFPYGFWTPPCLLGDRVLEREPELSFGARDLGFGMGLAGVVSTLREAATVFGGGRYLHAAGRLVDEIRIDIDQHHGRGVSSYQVAPLAGEQPAASAPSTPTWSTGLPGVESAVADSPWLMQKLYPGLHCGEEYLDPMVGDFLRPGVCNGLAGRLYLADLVGLPDDPRWDVSLEKMLRGYVDSVVSHDPGFWEGYGGASVVWLSRHCPKGYAPTLAVLGAHNSRQWNSEGVGGLPGQVRRIR; from the coding sequence GTGACAGCGCACTGTGAGGTCGGTGTGTCGTCCCGCCGGATTCCCGGGTTGGCGGACCGTCTGTATGCGGATCTGACGGCACCGGCGAGGATCCGGACGGTATCGCGGCAGCCGTTCAAGCGGGACAGCGGCGTGCTCGGAGACGCGTTCACCGCGTTCTCCATGTTTCATTCCACGGCGGAGGAACGGTGGTTGCGGCTGGCGGAAGACCACATCGACAGACTTGAGAGCGCCGTATATGACCAGCGGGTTGATCGGGTGGGTCTGTCCAACGGGCTGACCGGTCTCCTGTTGTTGCTGGACACCGGTGACGACCGGATGACACAACGTCGGCGACTGGTTGAGGTCCTGGAACGGCGGGTCGAGGCGTTGGCGGACAACATCATCATGAAGGTGCGCGGGGACTCGGGGATGGACCGCCGCGACTACAGCTATGCGACGGGCCTTGCCGGTGTTGCCCACCGGTTCCTCGTGGCCGGTCGTAATGAACGTCTCGCGCAGCGTATCGCCGACCTCTTCGCCGACCTTTCGGGCCGTCCGTTCCCCTACGGCTTCTGGACTCCGCCGTGCCTTCTGGGGGACCGTGTCCTGGAGCGGGAACCTGAGCTGAGTTTCGGTGCGAGGGACCTGGGGTTCGGTATGGGGTTGGCCGGGGTTGTCTCGACACTGCGGGAGGCGGCGACGGTCTTCGGCGGAGGCAGGTATCTTCATGCCGCCGGCCGCCTGGTCGATGAGATCAGGATCGATATCGATCAGCACCACGGCAGGGGAGTGTCGTCGTACCAGGTTGCACCACTCGCCGGGGAACAGCCTGCGGCGTCCGCTCCGAGCACCCCGACATGGTCGACCGGCCTGCCCGGCGTGGAGTCGGCCGTGGCGGACAGTCCCTGGCTGATGCAGAAGTTGTACCCGGGGCTCCACTGCGGTGAGGAGTACCTGGACCCGATGGTCGGGGACTTCCTGCGTCCGGGTGTGTGCAACGGGTTGGCGGGACGGCTGTACCTTGCCGATCTCGTGGGCCTTCCGGATGATCCGCGGTGGGATGTCTCCCTGGAGAAGATGCTGCGAGGGTATGTCGACAGTGTCGTCAGCCACGACCCCGGCTTCTGGGAGGGATACGGGGGAGCCTCCGTCGTCTGGCTGAGCCGACACTGCCCGAAAGGGTACGCACCGACGCTGGCCGTCCTGGGTGCCCATAATTCGAGACAGTGGAACTCTGAGGGCGTCGGCGGGCTGCCGGGACAGGTCAGGAGAATCCGTTGA